Proteins encoded together in one Rossellomorea sp. y25 window:
- a CDS encoding undecaprenyl-diphosphate phosphatase encodes MNKFEAFILGIIQGLTEFLPISSTGHLYLGRLTFGLQEAGLFLDTMLHIGTLIAVLVVYQKELLYMLRHPFSKLSWILIIGTIPAVIVGFLFEDFFDSISKTGSTIGWEFLATGCIMYFADGVRNGYKKLDDLSYTDAVVIGSFQAAAIFPALSRSGLTIAAGLFRKLDRETAAYFSFLLSTPAILGGIVLQGKEMMGGTVEAISFSSLAIGTVSAAVFGYFAILTMVNFLKKHSLKIFSYYVWALGLLILFLQYSGIM; translated from the coding sequence TTGAATAAATTTGAAGCCTTTATTCTGGGAATCATACAAGGTTTAACAGAGTTCCTTCCAATCTCAAGCACAGGTCACCTTTATCTCGGAAGGCTTACCTTTGGACTCCAGGAAGCTGGACTTTTCTTGGATACGATGCTTCATATCGGAACGTTGATCGCAGTTCTTGTTGTGTATCAAAAGGAACTTCTCTACATGTTGAGGCACCCCTTTAGTAAATTATCATGGATACTCATCATTGGGACCATCCCGGCTGTGATCGTGGGCTTTTTGTTCGAAGATTTCTTTGACTCAATCTCAAAGACGGGTTCCACGATCGGATGGGAGTTTCTTGCAACGGGATGTATTATGTATTTTGCAGATGGAGTGAGAAATGGCTATAAAAAACTCGATGACCTTTCTTACACAGATGCAGTGGTGATCGGGAGCTTTCAAGCAGCAGCCATCTTCCCGGCGTTATCAAGGTCAGGATTAACCATTGCGGCAGGCTTATTCAGGAAGCTTGACAGGGAAACGGCGGCTTATTTTTCCTTCCTTCTATCTACCCCAGCCATACTTGGTGGAATCGTGCTACAAGGGAAAGAAATGATGGGAGGAACTGTTGAAGCGATCTCTTTTTCAAGTTTAGCCATCGGAACAGTAAGTGCCGCAGTATTCGGATACTTTGCTATCCTTACGATGGTTAATTTTTTGAAAAAGCACTCCCTTAAAATTTTCTCCTACTATGTGTGGGCTCTGGGGCTCTTGATTCTCTTTCTTCAATACTCTGGGATTATGTAG
- a CDS encoding DedA family protein, translated as MNHESIVQILTQLTDLGYAGIALALMIEVIPSELVLSYAGFMVNAGKLSFIGAFLSGVIGGTLAQLFLYWLGYYGGRPFFEKYGRYLLIQQKHLTAAETWFDKHGTIVIFTARFIPIVRHAISIPAGITRMPLSTFSLYTFAAMLPWTLLFMVIGMELGTHWEHIEVIGVRYIKPLSFIAVVGTVLYLFFSYWRNKRKD; from the coding sequence ATGAACCATGAATCGATCGTACAAATCTTGACACAATTAACTGATTTGGGTTACGCGGGAATCGCACTTGCACTCATGATAGAAGTGATTCCAAGCGAGCTTGTATTAAGCTATGCAGGCTTTATGGTGAATGCCGGTAAACTCTCCTTCATTGGAGCGTTCCTTAGCGGGGTCATCGGGGGCACACTTGCACAACTATTTCTCTATTGGCTTGGCTACTATGGTGGCCGCCCCTTCTTTGAAAAATATGGAAGGTATCTACTTATTCAGCAAAAGCATTTGACGGCTGCTGAAACGTGGTTTGATAAGCATGGTACCATCGTCATTTTCACCGCTCGATTTATTCCGATTGTCCGTCACGCCATTAGTATTCCGGCTGGCATCACCCGAATGCCTCTTTCTACATTTAGTCTTTATACCTTTGCAGCCATGCTTCCCTGGACATTATTGTTTATGGTCATCGGGATGGAGCTGGGTACTCACTGGGAGCACATTGAAGTAATCGGAGTACGCTATATTAAGCCTTTGAGTTTCATTGCAGTAGTTGGAACAGTTCTCTATCTATTTTTTTCCTATTGGAGAAACAAAAGGAAGGATTAA
- a CDS encoding amidohydrolase → MNSILLKNATIYPITSKPIQKGSVLIEDGKIKQIHSQSIESFTDASVYDCQGKFLFPGFIDSHTHLGLYDEGTGWAGNDANETIEPMTPHIRAFDGVYPLDPGFKDALKYGVTTVNVMPGSANVIGGTTSVIKTYGSTIRSMLIKETSGLKIALGENPKRIHSNGNNDSITRMGIMGMLREAFFSAKYCDQPEDLRVAPLVSALKREIPVRIHAHRADDILSAVRFADEFNLDLRIEHCTEGHLISEEFYGKNLKVSVGPTFTRRSKVELKNKSWITYQKLTEAGVEVSITTDHPYTPIQYLNMCAAIAVREGLDEHKALEGITILPARNLGVSDRIGSIEVNKDADLVLWSHHPFHFMAKPIVTLVNGEVAYQSV, encoded by the coding sequence ATGAATTCGATACTATTAAAGAACGCAACCATATACCCCATCACATCCAAGCCCATTCAAAAAGGTTCTGTACTCATAGAAGACGGAAAAATCAAACAGATTCACTCACAAAGCATAGAGTCCTTCACCGATGCTTCAGTGTATGATTGCCAGGGGAAATTTCTCTTCCCGGGCTTCATCGACTCCCATACCCACTTAGGGTTGTATGACGAAGGCACCGGTTGGGCAGGAAATGATGCCAATGAAACCATTGAGCCAATGACGCCTCATATCAGGGCTTTTGACGGCGTATATCCATTAGATCCCGGTTTTAAAGATGCTCTGAAGTACGGTGTCACAACAGTTAATGTCATGCCTGGGAGCGCAAATGTAATCGGTGGAACGACTTCTGTGATCAAAACCTATGGATCAACGATTCGATCGATGCTGATTAAGGAAACGTCCGGATTGAAAATCGCCCTTGGGGAGAACCCGAAACGGATTCATAGTAATGGAAACAACGATTCCATTACGAGAATGGGCATTATGGGAATGCTTAGAGAAGCATTTTTCTCAGCCAAATATTGTGATCAACCCGAAGATCTCAGAGTTGCACCTTTAGTATCTGCATTAAAACGTGAAATCCCTGTTCGGATACACGCTCACCGTGCAGATGATATCCTGTCTGCGGTCCGGTTTGCCGACGAGTTCAATTTGGATTTACGCATCGAGCATTGTACAGAAGGTCATCTCATTTCTGAAGAATTTTATGGTAAAAATTTAAAGGTTTCAGTAGGGCCAACCTTTACAAGAAGATCCAAAGTAGAGCTAAAAAACAAAAGCTGGATCACGTATCAAAAATTGACGGAAGCTGGTGTCGAAGTGTCCATTACGACCGACCACCCGTACACTCCGATTCAGTACTTAAATATGTGCGCGGCTATCGCTGTTCGGGAAGGGCTGGACGAACATAAAGCCCTTGAGGGAATCACCATCCTCCCTGCCAGAAACCTTGGTGTATCTGACCGCATCGGTAGTATAGAGGTAAACAAGGATGCCGATTTAGTACTATGGAGCCACCATCCATTTCATTTTATGGCCAAGCCGATTGTAACCTTGGTGAATGGAGAAGTCGCTTATCAAAGTGTGTAG
- a CDS encoding GNAT family N-acetyltransferase: MIKKRELHECHELYDLMVHPDVFPFVRQKAHSYEELLFLTKQTIEAEERGELISRTILDEWGNPIGTINLFDIQENAGFLGTWIGKPYHGKGYNQPAKDAFFAELFFELGMETIFMRIRKVNTRSQKAAEKLPYVLKANETRKSLYEQLNAQEEVYDLYEIPKDLYTLYLYQLQPSQEEDQALEA, from the coding sequence ATGATCAAGAAACGTGAATTACATGAGTGTCATGAGCTCTATGACCTGATGGTGCACCCGGATGTCTTCCCTTTCGTGCGTCAAAAAGCTCATTCCTATGAGGAGCTTCTCTTCTTAACGAAACAAACGATTGAAGCTGAGGAGCGTGGAGAACTCATTTCCCGTACGATTTTGGACGAATGGGGCAACCCGATCGGAACGATAAACTTATTTGATATTCAAGAAAATGCTGGGTTCCTGGGAACCTGGATTGGCAAACCCTATCATGGAAAAGGATACAATCAACCAGCCAAAGATGCATTCTTCGCTGAACTTTTCTTCGAATTAGGAATGGAAACCATATTCATGAGAATCCGCAAAGTGAATACCCGCTCCCAAAAAGCAGCAGAAAAACTTCCATATGTACTAAAAGCGAACGAAACAAGAAAATCTCTTTACGAACAATTAAATGCTCAAGAAGAGGTATATGATTTATATGAAATCCCCAAAGACTTATACACACTTTATTTATATCAGCTTCAACCTTCCCAAGAAGAAGATCAAGCTTTGGAAGCTTAG
- a CDS encoding DUF2639 domain-containing protein, with amino-acid sequence MAYQFSKGWYLQELKKMGISHHPLEKRKLENYKTYVVRNLYFEKVAKKK; translated from the coding sequence ATGGCTTATCAATTTTCAAAAGGGTGGTACCTTCAGGAGCTTAAAAAGATGGGAATCAGTCATCATCCGTTAGAAAAAAGAAAATTGGAAAACTATAAAACCTATGTTGTAAGGAATCTGTATTTCGAGAAAGTAGCGAAAAAGAAATAA
- a CDS encoding undecaprenyldiphospho-muramoylpentapeptide beta-N-acetylglucosaminyltransferase: MSKRILFTGGGSAGHVTVNTALIPHFEKEGWKITYIGSEDGIEKEIITEQFPHIPYESISSGKLRRYFSWKNFSDPFRVMKGVFDALNVIRKTKPDIIFSKGGFVSVPVVMAAKIAKVPVAIHESDVTPGLANKLAVPFATKIFTTFPETVQSLPSDKSLCAGAIIREELFTGDASEGKRLTGYYEDKPVLMIMGGSLGARKINEAVRGNLNELLSHFQIIHICGKGNIEETYTQKGYRQYEFIKGDLPHYLAMTDYVISRAGSNSIFEFLALKKPMLLIPLSREASRGDQILNANSFVKHGYALKLEEEELTEESFLKKVNELKENRDTYIHNMEKSQKAYTIQDMYEELSSMSR, translated from the coding sequence ATGAGTAAACGCATTTTATTTACAGGCGGCGGATCAGCAGGCCACGTTACGGTTAATACAGCATTGATTCCACACTTTGAAAAAGAAGGATGGAAGATAACGTATATAGGATCAGAAGACGGAATCGAAAAGGAAATCATAACAGAACAATTTCCCCATATTCCTTATGAAAGCATCTCAAGCGGAAAGCTCCGAAGGTATTTTTCATGGAAAAACTTTTCAGATCCATTTCGAGTGATGAAAGGTGTGTTTGATGCTTTAAACGTCATTCGTAAGACGAAACCAGACATCATCTTTTCAAAAGGGGGATTTGTTTCCGTTCCCGTCGTCATGGCTGCTAAGATTGCAAAGGTTCCTGTAGCGATTCATGAATCGGATGTAACACCGGGACTTGCGAACAAATTAGCGGTTCCTTTTGCCACCAAAATCTTCACCACTTTTCCTGAAACGGTTCAATCACTTCCAAGTGATAAATCATTATGTGCAGGAGCGATCATTCGTGAAGAGCTGTTTACAGGAGATGCAAGTGAAGGAAAACGTTTAACCGGGTATTATGAAGACAAGCCTGTATTGATGATTATGGGTGGAAGTCTTGGTGCAAGAAAAATTAACGAAGCGGTAAGAGGGAACCTGAATGAACTCCTTTCCCATTTCCAAATCATCCACATTTGTGGGAAGGGGAATATCGAAGAAACCTATACCCAAAAAGGGTACCGGCAATATGAATTCATAAAAGGTGATCTTCCTCACTATTTAGCGATGACGGATTATGTGATCTCACGTGCAGGATCTAATTCGATCTTTGAATTTCTTGCGTTGAAAAAACCAATGTTACTGATCCCCCTATCAAGAGAAGCGAGCCGTGGAGATCAAATCCTAAACGCTAACAGCTTCGTAAAGCATGGTTATGCATTAAAACTTGAAGAAGAAGAGCTAACCGAAGAGAGCTTCCTCAAGAAAGTTAATGAGTTAAAGGAAAACAGAGATACCTATATCCACAACATGGAAAAAAGTCAAAAAGCCTATACCATACAAGACATGTATGAGGAACTTTCATCAATGTCCCGATAA